In Gimesia benthica, a single window of DNA contains:
- a CDS encoding beta-ribofuranosylaminobenzene 5'-phosphate synthase family protein yields MSPEVIVTTGSRLHWGLLSLAPRTGREFGGLGLMVEEPRLVLSVRSASSQKDQISGSTGNAAKIQTALQVLRTSSPDWFGDHCFEITLQSEIPQHSGFGSGTQLSLAVARGLAALMDQDELSSVELAQLVDRGARSALGVYGFDKGGFLIEAGKRDSADISPLVFQARFPEQWRILLITPQDQAGISGAVEADAIQQLGPMPDTLTEKLCRLALMQLAPAVLEQNISEFASSLTEFGHLVGEFFAPVQGGVLAHPRMRELEQLLLSQGVEGIAQTSWGPTLSVICPAEAEAESLSSLIKSAGYGEESLTRIVKPLNQGATLEHRKSV; encoded by the coding sequence ATGTCACCTGAAGTGATCGTTACCACCGGAAGCCGTCTGCACTGGGGACTGCTTTCGCTCGCCCCCCGCACCGGGCGCGAATTTGGTGGGCTGGGTCTGATGGTGGAAGAACCCAGGCTGGTGCTCTCCGTGAGATCTGCTTCCTCGCAGAAAGATCAGATTTCGGGTAGTACTGGCAACGCTGCGAAAATTCAGACCGCGCTGCAGGTGCTCCGAACCAGTTCTCCAGACTGGTTCGGCGATCACTGTTTTGAGATCACGCTCCAGTCTGAAATCCCCCAGCACTCCGGTTTCGGCTCCGGGACACAGCTCAGTCTCGCAGTGGCCCGTGGACTGGCAGCACTCATGGACCAAGACGAACTTTCATCGGTCGAACTGGCTCAACTTGTCGATCGTGGTGCACGGTCTGCCCTGGGGGTTTATGGTTTCGACAAGGGGGGATTTCTCATCGAAGCGGGAAAACGGGACTCCGCTGATATCAGTCCCCTCGTGTTTCAGGCTCGCTTTCCGGAACAGTGGCGGATCCTCTTAATCACCCCGCAGGACCAGGCTGGCATCTCGGGAGCCGTCGAAGCCGATGCCATTCAGCAGCTGGGGCCGATGCCAGACACGTTGACGGAAAAGCTCTGTCGTCTGGCGCTGATGCAGCTGGCACCAGCGGTCCTGGAACAGAATATTTCAGAGTTCGCCAGTAGCCTGACAGAATTCGGACATTTAGTCGGTGAATTCTTTGCACCGGTCCAGGGGGGCGTTCTGGCTCATCCCCGGATGCGGGAACTGGAGCAACTACTGCTCTCACAAGGAGTTGAGGGCATCGCCCAGACCTCCTGGGGGCCGACATTATCTGTAATCTGTCCTGCTGAGGCAGAAGCAGAGAGTCTCTCAAGTCTAATTAAGTCAGCAGGTTACGGCGAAGAATCTCTGACTCGTATCGTCAAACCGTTGAATCAGGGCGCCACACTCGAACACCGGAAATCGGTCTGA
- a CDS encoding DUF447 domain-containing protein, translating into MKKHRIPAEGTLKMILEGMVTSRNQEGEYNLAPMGPLVDQEMTQLVLRPFQTSRTYQNLKETRCGVFHVVDDVLLLTKAAIGRLESMPETFPAERIEGAVLQSACRWYEFEIESIDDSDLRTVMQARVVHQGRIRDFFGLNRAKHAVLEAAILATRTHLIPQAELLQQYESLAEIVCKTAGPTETEAFRLLEEYVTRAYAELQS; encoded by the coding sequence GTGAAAAAACATCGGATCCCGGCAGAAGGCACATTGAAAATGATTCTGGAAGGCATGGTCACCAGTCGCAATCAGGAGGGCGAGTATAATCTCGCGCCGATGGGGCCGCTGGTTGATCAGGAAATGACCCAACTCGTCTTGCGTCCCTTCCAGACTTCACGGACATACCAGAATCTGAAAGAGACCCGTTGTGGTGTCTTTCACGTTGTCGATGATGTGCTGCTCCTCACAAAAGCCGCCATCGGTCGATTGGAGTCAATGCCGGAAACATTTCCCGCAGAACGGATCGAAGGAGCCGTACTCCAATCCGCCTGTCGCTGGTATGAATTCGAGATCGAATCGATTGATGATTCTGACCTGCGGACCGTCATGCAGGCCCGGGTTGTGCACCAGGGCCGCATTCGTGACTTCTTCGGTCTCAATCGGGCAAAGCACGCCGTCCTCGAGGCCGCCATCCTGGCCACGCGTACGCATCTGATCCCACAGGCCGAGTTATTACAGCAGTATGAGTCACTCGCCGAAATCGTGTGTAAAACCGCCGGTCCTACAGAAACAGAAGCCTTCCGTTTACTGGAAGAATATGTCACCAGAGCGTATGCTGAGTTGCAGTCTTAA
- a CDS encoding BamA/OMP85 family outer membrane protein produces the protein MRLALSLILVQIIIFGDCINGIIPLIDSVSAQEPQKRSIDLNQSIFDVRVEGNESIPALAILQKTKIQRGRPATRDMVLEDVRLLFATRWFASVVPVYRQTEQGLVLVYKVKERPIVEKVEFRGYKKIKIKRLQATTGLKVGSPFDIAANQESVNRIKQLYVERGYRFAEVKLLKGGDPNDREVIFEIKEGPKVVVSGIKFRGNKFVSDGVLKTKLQTKKAPLGMSFFGGKYDPATIQDDLISLKQYYNGLGFFDVKIDEKVGYNKDKSRVQVEYTINEGKRYKIRDIMIEGNRIFSEEEIREDIKLAAGEYFNSRTLATDVEKLSERYGELGHLFAKVTPQPRFLEAPGEVDLVYSINEDKPYRIRKITAHISGDNPRTKSSVLLNPMMVAPGDLANQRLIAKSKRRIEGNQVFQKGPQDGPRINVTRVNPEREMLASRENDVLRGQNADEQQVQKLRYPNLKYRSQTYKQPAPQQNQDLFEGIKTEPVSYQSPQRTGQIFRGQNYDNGIPEPLNPLFGESPLGDPMGTEFPQQQPGWVDLDVYASESRTGRLMFGVGVNSNAGVVGSIVLQEENFDILRPPRSMEDILDGTAWRGGGQRFRAEAVPGDQVSRYLVNWTDPYFLDTNFSLGVSGFYFTRYYTDWDEQRVGGRFSLGRQLTQEWSINTQYRLEDVKLYNPRTPTPAIVQASVGDNLLNTFRISLNHDTRDAAFLPAEGHLLEWAAEQAVGDYTYSRLEANGSQYFTLYKRPDGGGRHILSLSAQLGWTDTDTPVFERYYAGGFQTFRGFEFRGVTPRENGIAIGGRWSFLGSAQYMMPITADEMIQMVFFSDFGTVEEDVSLDQFRVSVGAGLRLTVPAMGPVPVALDFSVPLAKETFDQTQVFSFYVGFTR, from the coding sequence TTGCGATTGGCTCTAAGCCTGATCCTGGTACAGATAATAATCTTCGGAGACTGCATCAACGGAATCATTCCGCTGATTGATTCTGTTAGCGCGCAGGAACCACAGAAGCGTTCTATCGATCTGAATCAGTCAATCTTTGATGTCCGCGTCGAAGGCAACGAATCAATTCCTGCACTCGCCATTCTCCAGAAAACGAAAATTCAACGTGGCCGTCCCGCCACACGCGACATGGTTCTTGAAGACGTCCGCCTGCTGTTTGCCACGCGCTGGTTCGCCAGTGTGGTTCCCGTGTATCGTCAGACCGAACAGGGACTGGTGCTCGTATATAAAGTCAAAGAACGTCCCATCGTGGAAAAGGTAGAATTCCGCGGCTATAAAAAAATCAAAATCAAACGCCTGCAGGCAACCACCGGTTTGAAGGTGGGTTCGCCTTTCGATATCGCTGCCAACCAGGAATCCGTTAACCGTATCAAGCAGCTCTACGTCGAACGGGGTTACCGGTTCGCTGAAGTAAAACTGCTCAAAGGGGGAGACCCCAATGACCGCGAAGTCATCTTTGAAATCAAAGAAGGCCCCAAGGTCGTCGTTTCCGGTATTAAGTTCCGCGGCAATAAGTTCGTCAGCGACGGCGTGCTGAAGACCAAGCTGCAGACGAAAAAAGCACCGCTGGGAATGAGCTTCTTCGGCGGTAAGTATGATCCTGCCACGATTCAGGACGACCTGATTTCTCTCAAACAGTACTACAATGGCCTGGGATTCTTTGATGTCAAAATCGATGAGAAAGTCGGTTACAACAAAGATAAATCCCGCGTGCAGGTCGAATACACGATCAACGAAGGCAAACGTTACAAAATTCGCGATATCATGATTGAAGGCAATCGCATCTTCTCGGAAGAAGAGATCCGCGAAGATATCAAACTCGCTGCAGGCGAATACTTCAACAGCCGCACCCTGGCCACCGACGTGGAAAAACTTTCGGAACGCTACGGCGAACTGGGACACCTGTTTGCCAAGGTGACACCGCAGCCCCGTTTCCTCGAAGCCCCCGGTGAAGTCGATCTGGTTTACAGCATCAATGAAGACAAACCTTATCGCATCCGTAAAATTACCGCCCATATTTCCGGCGATAACCCCCGTACAAAAAGTTCAGTTCTCTTGAACCCGATGATGGTAGCACCCGGCGATCTGGCCAATCAGCGTCTGATTGCCAAGAGTAAGCGCCGCATTGAAGGTAACCAGGTCTTCCAGAAAGGACCTCAGGATGGACCACGCATCAATGTGACACGCGTCAATCCAGAGCGGGAAATGCTGGCCAGCCGCGAAAACGATGTTCTGCGGGGACAGAATGCAGATGAGCAGCAGGTCCAGAAATTACGTTATCCTAATCTCAAGTATCGCAGCCAGACTTACAAGCAACCTGCTCCTCAGCAGAATCAGGATCTGTTTGAAGGTATCAAAACCGAGCCCGTTTCTTATCAGTCGCCTCAGCGGACAGGACAGATCTTCCGCGGGCAGAACTATGATAACGGTATTCCGGAACCACTGAACCCGCTGTTTGGGGAAAGCCCCCTCGGCGATCCGATGGGTACCGAGTTTCCTCAGCAGCAACCTGGCTGGGTCGACCTGGATGTCTATGCTTCTGAAAGCCGTACCGGACGTCTGATGTTCGGCGTGGGTGTGAACAGTAACGCCGGTGTGGTCGGTTCGATCGTCCTGCAGGAAGAAAACTTTGATATTCTCCGTCCTCCGCGCAGTATGGAAGATATTCTCGATGGTACTGCCTGGCGTGGTGGCGGACAGCGGTTCCGTGCTGAAGCGGTTCCCGGTGACCAGGTCAGCCGTTACCTCGTTAACTGGACCGATCCCTACTTTCTGGATACCAACTTCAGTCTGGGTGTCAGCGGTTTCTACTTCACCCGTTACTATACCGACTGGGACGAACAACGTGTTGGCGGTCGTTTCTCTCTGGGCCGTCAGTTGACTCAGGAATGGTCGATCAACACCCAGTACCGTCTGGAAGACGTCAAACTGTATAACCCACGTACTCCCACCCCCGCCATCGTGCAGGCGTCTGTGGGGGACAACCTGCTGAATACTTTCCGCATCTCGCTGAACCACGACACGCGTGACGCCGCGTTCCTGCCAGCCGAAGGTCACCTGCTGGAATGGGCGGCTGAACAGGCAGTGGGCGATTACACTTACAGTCGCCTCGAAGCCAACGGCAGCCAGTACTTCACGTTGTATAAGCGACCGGATGGCGGCGGACGTCACATCCTCTCGCTGAGTGCACAGCTCGGCTGGACCGATACTGATACCCCGGTCTTCGAACGTTACTATGCCGGTGGTTTCCAGACCTTCCGCGGCTTCGAATTCCGTGGTGTGACTCCCCGCGAAAACGGCATCGCCATCGGTGGTCGCTGGAGCTTCCTGGGTAGTGCACAGTACATGATGCCGATTACCGCAGACGAAATGATTCAGATGGTCTTCTTCAGTGACTTCGGTACAGTGGAAGAAGATGTTTCACTGGATCAGTTCCGTGTCTCTGTCGGTGCCGGTCTGCGACTCACGGTGCCCGCCATGGGCCCGGTTCCAGTCGCACTGGACTTCTCTGTGCCTCTTGCCAAAGAAACATTCGACCAGACACAGGTCTTCAGCTTCTACGTCGGATTCACTCGCTAA
- a CDS encoding RNA polymerase sigma factor, producing the protein MNQKLDDAAIMKRVCAGEYLLFDELVLRYSQRLLRFAWSKYGNQCAAEDLVQEAFLAAYAARETYNPAFAFSTWLWTIFLNLCRRHYKREMKQPREVVRSALGTSEEIRIPEPSSTETPLQTALRTEQFELLVAYLADLPEVQADALRLRFFGGLKFSEIALTMECSLSAAKIRVKNGLLQLAQRFSEETPSEGEVS; encoded by the coding sequence ATGAATCAGAAACTGGACGATGCTGCCATCATGAAGCGCGTCTGTGCAGGAGAATATCTCCTGTTCGACGAACTCGTGTTGCGCTATAGTCAGCGTCTGTTACGCTTCGCCTGGAGCAAATACGGGAACCAATGTGCTGCGGAGGACCTCGTGCAGGAAGCATTCCTGGCTGCCTATGCGGCCAGGGAAACTTACAATCCTGCCTTTGCCTTTTCAACCTGGCTCTGGACGATTTTCCTGAACCTCTGTCGTCGGCATTACAAGCGGGAAATGAAGCAACCCCGCGAAGTCGTGCGGTCTGCATTGGGAACCAGTGAAGAAATCAGGATTCCCGAGCCCAGTTCGACCGAAACACCCCTGCAGACCGCTCTCAGAACCGAGCAGTTTGAACTGCTGGTGGCTTACCTGGCTGATCTGCCGGAAGTCCAGGCGGATGCACTCCGTCTGCGGTTTTTTGGAGGGCTGAAATTCTCTGAAATCGCTCTGACGATGGAATGCAGTCTTTCGGCTGCAAAAATACGTGTGAAAAATGGATTGCTTCAACTCGCTCAGCGTTTTTCTGAAGAGACCCCTTCAGAAGGAGAAGTCTCATGA
- a CDS encoding NADP-dependent methylenetetrahydromethanopterin/methylenetetrahydrofolate dehydrogenase, producing MKKILIQLDSSQHASTFDRVVAIDAGVDELMSYHEVTPVNVEALVHGAMFTRGPEDLKNTALFIGGSDTHSGENLLRKVQETFFGPVRVSVMMDSNGCNTTAAAAVLAAGKHLDFSETKALVLGGTGPVGLRAAQLLARRGAEVVLASRSEERAQAACDAIAGLVEDARVQPLSLKDHKQLEAVNQGTSLIIAAGAAGVKLLPAACWKPLKNLKVVIDLNAVPPAGIEDVDVMDKATERDGKICYGAIGVGGTKMKIHKAAIRKLFEANDLILDTEEIYQIGVELQS from the coding sequence ATGAAAAAAATACTGATTCAACTGGATTCCAGTCAGCATGCCAGCACGTTTGATCGCGTCGTCGCCATTGATGCCGGCGTGGATGAATTGATGAGCTATCACGAAGTGACTCCCGTCAACGTCGAAGCACTCGTGCATGGTGCCATGTTTACCCGCGGACCGGAAGATCTCAAAAATACCGCACTCTTCATCGGCGGCAGTGATACCCATTCGGGTGAAAACCTGCTGCGAAAAGTTCAGGAAACATTTTTTGGACCCGTGCGGGTTTCGGTCATGATGGATTCCAATGGCTGCAATACCACCGCGGCTGCAGCCGTGCTCGCAGCAGGCAAGCATCTCGATTTCTCCGAAACCAAAGCGCTGGTGCTCGGCGGCACTGGCCCCGTCGGTCTCCGCGCGGCACAACTGCTGGCCCGTCGTGGCGCTGAAGTGGTCCTCGCCTCCCGCTCGGAAGAACGAGCCCAGGCTGCCTGTGATGCGATTGCCGGACTCGTCGAAGACGCCCGGGTGCAACCACTGTCTCTTAAAGACCACAAACAACTGGAAGCCGTCAACCAGGGGACCAGCCTGATCATCGCTGCCGGAGCAGCCGGCGTAAAACTGCTCCCCGCAGCCTGCTGGAAACCACTGAAGAATCTCAAGGTTGTCATCGACTTAAACGCAGTTCCACCTGCCGGCATCGAAGACGTCGACGTCATGGACAAGGCCACTGAGCGGGACGGGAAAATCTGTTACGGTGCTATCGGGGTCGGCGGGACTAAGATGAAAATTCACAAGGCCGCCATCCGTAAACTCTTCGAAGCCAATGATCTCATTCTCGATACCGAAGAGATCTATCAGATCGGCGTCGAACTGCAGTCTTGA
- the fae gene encoding formaldehyde-activating enzyme, with protein sequence MSMFVGESLVGEGNEVAHIDLLIGDKNGPVGAAFANALSSQKMGHSNLLAVLTPNLAVKPATVMVTKVTIKGAKQAVQMFGPAQYAVAKAVADSVEAGVIPKDQCEDLVIVCGVFIHWEADDDKKIFDYNYEATKEAIARAMKNEPSVDEMIAKKSEASHPFYAG encoded by the coding sequence ATGTCTATGTTTGTCGGTGAGTCACTTGTCGGTGAAGGTAATGAAGTTGCTCATATCGATCTGTTGATTGGTGACAAAAACGGCCCTGTCGGGGCTGCCTTTGCAAACGCCCTGTCCAGCCAGAAAATGGGTCACAGCAACCTGCTGGCTGTTCTGACACCCAACCTGGCCGTTAAGCCCGCCACCGTCATGGTTACCAAAGTAACCATCAAAGGTGCCAAGCAGGCCGTTCAGATGTTTGGTCCTGCTCAGTACGCTGTTGCCAAAGCTGTTGCAGACAGCGTTGAAGCTGGCGTGATCCCCAAAGATCAATGCGAAGACCTGGTCATCGTCTGTGGCGTCTTCATCCACTGGGAAGCTGACGACGACAAGAAGATCTTCGATTACAACTACGAAGCCACCAAAGAAGCCATCGCACGGGCCATGAAGAATGAGCCTTCTGTTGATGAAATGATCGCCAAGAAGAGTGAAGCATCTCACCCCTTCTACGCCGGCTGA
- a CDS encoding ATP-grasp domain-containing protein: MSPGPDPTLMNIQFTHSETDAAKLLIVGASTRAAAASALRAGMRPVCVDQFGDQDLHTLARVIPRTSAPNDWLHELAALEPMEWIFTGAVENQSELIAQISAQHTLRGCDPDCLSRVRDPFFLQTLLSDNSIRMSSCLPVEAKPADVENWLLKPLESAAGQGIHFMDEVLVESEPAGDCYLQRYQAGAPLSALFIAFPEAVVLVGVSLQLCGNPSLGAAAFQFCGGVTISPVPDGVRSDLEELGTTVARGCGIQGLFGCDLIGNPEDGEPLWLTEVNPRYTGLTELFELQYRIPLLGWHIKACRSFADPAAEPDAAGELETELERAFREPFQQIAKGILYAQRDRTAPEIRFSGLPDDCYAIPESADLPYPGTFIPQGTPFCSVYGTGKNPRESLQVLARRVNKYQQLLASGELPEEAGDNPHTSPGTVKEPENLFFSRFFSSVPGGLSFLEESPD, from the coding sequence ATGTCCCCAGGCCCCGATCCCACACTCATGAATATCCAATTTACACATTCCGAAACCGACGCAGCAAAACTGCTGATTGTAGGTGCCAGTACGCGCGCAGCTGCGGCCTCTGCGCTTCGTGCGGGCATGCGTCCCGTGTGTGTCGATCAGTTCGGAGACCAGGATTTGCATACCCTGGCCCGTGTGATTCCCCGGACATCTGCACCAAATGACTGGCTGCACGAACTGGCTGCCCTGGAACCAATGGAATGGATCTTTACGGGTGCTGTGGAGAACCAAAGCGAACTGATCGCGCAGATCAGCGCGCAGCACACTCTAAGAGGTTGCGATCCTGACTGTCTGAGTCGGGTACGAGATCCGTTTTTTTTACAGACGTTGCTGTCCGATAATTCGATCCGCATGTCCTCCTGTCTGCCTGTGGAAGCGAAACCTGCCGATGTGGAAAACTGGCTCCTGAAGCCACTCGAGAGTGCTGCCGGCCAGGGGATTCATTTCATGGATGAAGTACTTGTAGAAAGCGAACCTGCTGGCGACTGTTATCTGCAGCGGTATCAAGCGGGGGCCCCCTTGTCGGCGCTGTTTATCGCCTTTCCGGAAGCAGTCGTTCTGGTCGGAGTGTCGCTACAGTTGTGTGGAAACCCGTCACTGGGGGCTGCTGCATTTCAGTTCTGTGGCGGCGTGACTATCTCGCCGGTCCCCGATGGTGTGCGTTCCGATCTCGAAGAACTGGGCACCACCGTCGCCCGGGGTTGTGGGATTCAGGGGCTGTTTGGTTGTGACCTGATCGGGAACCCGGAGGACGGGGAACCGCTCTGGCTGACCGAGGTCAACCCGAGGTATACCGGGCTGACGGAACTGTTTGAGCTGCAGTACCGGATTCCGCTATTAGGCTGGCATATAAAAGCCTGTCGCTCGTTTGCAGATCCTGCAGCAGAGCCGGATGCCGCTGGTGAGTTAGAGACAGAACTCGAACGGGCCTTCCGAGAGCCATTTCAGCAAATCGCAAAAGGAATTCTGTATGCCCAGCGGGACCGGACGGCTCCTGAGATTCGTTTCTCGGGCCTTCCGGACGATTGTTATGCGATCCCCGAAAGCGCCGATCTTCCCTATCCCGGTACTTTCATCCCTCAAGGAACGCCGTTCTGTTCGGTGTATGGGACGGGCAAGAATCCCCGGGAAAGCCTGCAGGTCCTGGCGAGGCGGGTCAACAAATATCAGCAGTTACTGGCATCAGGGGAATTGCCGGAAGAGGCAGGTGACAATCCGCATACCAGCCCGGGAACAGTAAAGGAACCGGAAAATCTGTTTTTTTCACGTTTTTTCTCAAGCGTCCCGGGAGGACTTTCGTTTCTTGAAGAATCTCCCGATTGA
- a CDS encoding enolase C-terminal domain-like protein, translating to MAKSTDIKIVEAKFSTEQVPFRTPLKFGGRVMDSSVLLNVEVIVETRSGKQGIGIGSMPAGNIWAWPSSVVSPEDALKAMIEFLEEAVEIANICPEIAHPIDLMYHISAEYHFMAKKIAKKLGLAEEIPELAQLVASSPLDAAIHDGFGRANHINSYNGLSAEYMAHDLTEYLDDQFAGEYLDQYTLRDPKPTLPLYHLVGALDPITEADVSERIDDGLPETLGEWIKADGLTHLKIKLSGDNLDWDISRVIAVENEAAKAQAERGQDTWCYSLDFNEKCENVDYVLDFLNKVREQSPAAFDRVQYIEQPTNRDLKANPENKMHEAAKIKPVVIDESLVDYESLLLSRDLGYSGVALKACKGQTESLFLGAAAQKFDMFLCVQDLTCCGYSFLHSASLAARIPTVAAIEGNGRQYCPGPNKKWTRSYPGMFKLTDGTVKTGELNGDGLGF from the coding sequence ATGGCCAAGTCAACAGACATCAAAATTGTTGAGGCAAAATTTTCAACGGAACAAGTTCCCTTTCGCACGCCCCTGAAATTTGGTGGTCGGGTGATGGACAGCAGCGTGCTGCTGAACGTGGAAGTGATCGTTGAAACACGCTCAGGAAAACAGGGCATCGGAATCGGCAGTATGCCGGCCGGGAATATCTGGGCCTGGCCTTCCAGCGTGGTCAGTCCTGAAGATGCACTGAAAGCGATGATCGAGTTTCTGGAAGAAGCGGTGGAAATCGCCAACATCTGCCCGGAAATCGCTCATCCCATCGACCTGATGTATCACATTTCCGCTGAATATCACTTCATGGCCAAGAAAATTGCCAAGAAGCTGGGACTGGCGGAAGAGATTCCGGAACTGGCGCAACTGGTCGCATCCAGCCCCCTGGACGCCGCCATTCACGATGGTTTCGGTCGGGCAAATCATATTAACAGCTACAACGGTCTGTCTGCTGAGTACATGGCGCATGACCTGACCGAATACCTGGACGATCAGTTTGCCGGCGAATACCTGGACCAGTACACGCTCCGCGATCCTAAACCGACACTGCCTCTTTACCACCTGGTAGGAGCCCTCGATCCAATTACCGAAGCTGACGTCTCCGAGCGGATCGACGATGGCCTGCCGGAAACCCTGGGCGAATGGATCAAGGCCGACGGTTTGACGCACCTCAAGATCAAGCTGTCGGGGGACAATCTGGACTGGGACATCAGTCGTGTGATCGCGGTCGAAAATGAAGCCGCCAAGGCCCAGGCCGAACGGGGTCAGGATACCTGGTGCTACTCGCTCGACTTCAACGAAAAGTGTGAGAACGTCGATTACGTACTGGACTTTCTGAACAAAGTTCGGGAGCAGTCCCCGGCTGCCTTTGATCGGGTGCAATACATCGAACAGCCGACCAATCGGGATCTCAAAGCCAATCCTGAGAATAAAATGCACGAAGCCGCCAAGATCAAACCGGTGGTGATCGATGAATCGCTGGTCGACTACGAATCGCTGCTCTTGAGCCGCGATCTGGGTTATTCCGGCGTGGCACTCAAAGCCTGCAAGGGGCAGACTGAATCGCTGTTCCTCGGGGCTGCTGCTCAGAAGTTCGATATGTTCCTCTGCGTGCAGGACCTGACCTGCTGCGGTTATTCGTTCCTGCACTCCGCAAGCCTGGCCGCCCGTATTCCCACGGTTGCAGCGATTGAAGGCAACGGACGGCAGTACTGTCCGGGACCGAACAAGAAATGGACCCGCTCCTATCCCGGGATGTTCAAACTCACCGATGGTACAGTAAAGACCGGTGAGCTGAACGGAGACGGACTGGGCTTCTAA